One Saccharopolyspora erythraea NRRL 2338 genomic region harbors:
- a CDS encoding Cof-type HAD-IIB family hydrolase produces the protein MRKPGLVASDVDGTLLDSMERVSSRTAATVRRVVADDVPFVLVTGRPPRWMPSVVAGLGVSGVAVCANGAVLYDTKADAVLASTEIDTVTLHDVVHELHHEMPGCAVAVERTTGGAHDRVHEQFLAEEGFLQVWANSDIHVAAPDELVGKPAVKLLVLHDAMNSAQMAAIAEEVVGDRLEMTYSTGAGIIEFSAAGVDKASGLRTVAADLGVDQADVIAFGDMPNDVPMLSWVGHGVAMRNAHEAALAVADEVTATNNDNGVAQVLERWW, from the coding sequence GTGCGCAAACCTGGCCTGGTGGCTTCGGACGTCGACGGGACGCTGCTCGACTCGATGGAGCGGGTGAGCTCCCGCACCGCCGCGACGGTGCGGCGGGTCGTGGCCGACGACGTCCCCTTCGTGCTGGTGACCGGCAGGCCGCCGCGCTGGATGCCGTCGGTGGTGGCCGGGCTCGGCGTGTCCGGGGTGGCGGTGTGCGCCAACGGCGCCGTGCTCTACGACACCAAGGCCGACGCGGTGCTCGCGAGCACCGAGATCGACACCGTGACGCTGCACGACGTGGTGCACGAGCTGCACCACGAGATGCCCGGCTGCGCCGTCGCGGTGGAGCGCACGACCGGCGGCGCCCACGACCGCGTGCACGAGCAGTTCCTCGCCGAGGAGGGCTTCCTGCAGGTCTGGGCCAACTCCGACATCCACGTCGCCGCCCCCGACGAGCTCGTCGGCAAGCCCGCGGTGAAGCTGCTGGTGCTGCACGACGCGATGAACAGCGCCCAGATGGCGGCGATCGCCGAGGAGGTCGTCGGCGACCGGCTGGAGATGACCTACTCCACCGGCGCCGGGATAATCGAGTTCTCGGCCGCGGGGGTGGACAAGGCGAGCGGGCTGCGCACGGTCGCCGCCGATCTCGGGGTGGACCAGGCGGACGTCATCGCCTTCGGCGACATGCCCAACGACGTGCCGATGCTCTCCTGGGTGGGCCACGGCGTCGCGATGCGCAACGCCCACGAGGCGGCCCTGGCGGTCGCCGACGAGGTGACCGCCACCAACAACGACAACGGTGTGGCGCAGGTGCTCGAACGCTGGTGGTGA
- a CDS encoding LLM class flavin-dependent oxidoreductase yields the protein MRVGIVILPEHRWWAAEPLWRMAEEYGFAHAWTYDHIGWRPGLERPWFDAVTTLTAAATVTSTLRIGTFGSSPDFRHPVHYARQLTALDDISDGRLTLGLAAGGVDFDAHVLGGSELPASARVDRFAEFVEVLDQVLVHDSTTYRGEYFTAVDARRAPGCVQPPRMPFAIAANGTRMMRLTARYGRGWIAAGGYTDDLNTWWRAVADLSMRFTDVVAEEGGDPARIDRYLSLDAAPVYSLSSVEYFREVVGRAHELGFTDVISHWPRPEEPYAGKESTVEEIASEVLPEL from the coding sequence GTGCGCGTAGGAATCGTGATTCTGCCCGAGCACCGGTGGTGGGCGGCTGAACCGCTGTGGCGGATGGCGGAGGAGTACGGCTTCGCCCACGCCTGGACCTACGACCACATCGGCTGGCGGCCCGGCCTGGAGCGGCCCTGGTTCGACGCGGTCACCACGCTGACCGCGGCGGCGACGGTGACCAGCACGCTGCGCATCGGCACCTTCGGGTCGTCGCCGGACTTCCGCCACCCGGTGCACTACGCACGCCAGCTCACCGCGCTCGACGACATCTCCGACGGCCGCCTCACGCTCGGCCTCGCCGCCGGCGGCGTCGACTTCGACGCGCACGTGCTCGGCGGCTCGGAGCTGCCCGCGAGCGCGCGGGTGGACCGCTTCGCCGAGTTCGTGGAGGTGCTGGACCAGGTCCTGGTGCACGACAGCACGACCTACCGCGGCGAGTACTTCACCGCCGTGGACGCCCGGCGCGCGCCGGGCTGCGTGCAGCCGCCCCGGATGCCCTTCGCCATCGCCGCCAACGGCACCCGGATGATGCGCCTGACCGCCAGGTACGGCCGGGGCTGGATCGCGGCCGGCGGCTACACCGACGACCTGAACACCTGGTGGCGCGCGGTGGCCGACCTGTCGATGCGCTTCACCGACGTCGTGGCCGAGGAGGGCGGCGACCCGGCGCGCATCGACCGGTACCTGTCGCTGGACGCTGCGCCGGTCTACTCGCTGTCCAGCGTGGAGTACTTCCGCGAGGTGGTGGGCCGGGCCCACGAGCTGGGCTTCACCGACGTGATCAGCCACTGGCCGCGGCCGGAGGAGCCCTACGCGGGCAAGGAGTCCACAGTGGAGGAGATCGCCTCCGAGGTGCTGCCGGAGCTGTGA
- a CDS encoding peptidoglycan recognition protein family protein: MRLGLSFPCVLLLTAALATSVRAEPPEAPAGGTAVVPLGETPSRGGQREVRLDQPFSMVGLTWSGEAPDRVELRPLTEGGWGAWTEAELTSARGSEPVWTGRTTGVQVRATRGGDDVTGELRLVALRPSLGRTPVAAAPKAPAGRSAEPSAAPSPVPEAPSSTTATPRHASAPPPLVRRADWGADERNMKWTPQPTETRAATVHHTAGTNDYGCADSAAIVRGIFEYHAVHLGWGDIGYHALVDKCGTIFEGRAQGLERDVIGGHAMGFNPNTFGVAMLGNFQDVVPTSDALTAAGAIIGWKLRESGVAPDSAVELVSTGGEGSLHPPGAAVRLPAIFAHRDVGQTLCPGQLAYDRLDEIRSAALN, translated from the coding sequence ATGCGTCTGGGGCTGAGCTTCCCGTGCGTCCTGCTGCTGACCGCCGCGCTTGCCACGAGCGTGCGGGCCGAGCCGCCGGAGGCACCTGCCGGGGGCACGGCGGTCGTGCCGCTGGGCGAGACGCCGAGCCGCGGCGGGCAGCGCGAGGTGCGCCTCGACCAGCCGTTCAGCATGGTCGGGCTCACCTGGTCCGGCGAGGCTCCCGACCGGGTCGAGCTGCGGCCGCTGACCGAGGGCGGCTGGGGCGCGTGGACCGAAGCCGAGCTGACCTCCGCGCGGGGCAGCGAGCCGGTGTGGACCGGCCGCACGACCGGTGTTCAGGTCCGGGCCACCCGCGGCGGCGACGACGTGACCGGTGAGCTGCGGCTGGTCGCCCTCCGGCCGTCACTCGGCAGGACGCCGGTCGCCGCTGCGCCCAAGGCCCCGGCGGGCCGCTCAGCCGAACCGAGCGCCGCTCCCTCGCCGGTCCCCGAGGCGCCGTCGTCCACCACCGCGACGCCGCGGCACGCGTCCGCCCCGCCGCCGCTGGTCCGGCGCGCCGACTGGGGTGCCGACGAGCGGAACATGAAGTGGACGCCGCAGCCCACCGAGACCAGGGCGGCGACCGTGCACCACACGGCGGGTACCAACGACTACGGCTGCGCGGACTCCGCCGCGATCGTGCGCGGCATCTTCGAGTACCACGCGGTGCACCTGGGCTGGGGCGACATCGGCTACCACGCGCTGGTCGACAAGTGCGGCACCATCTTCGAAGGCCGGGCGCAGGGACTGGAGCGCGACGTGATCGGCGGTCACGCGATGGGCTTCAACCCGAACACCTTCGGGGTGGCGATGCTCGGCAACTTCCAGGACGTCGTCCCCACCTCCGACGCGCTCACCGCCGCGGGCGCCATCATCGGCTGGAAGCTCCGCGAGTCGGGGGTCGCGCCGGACTCCGCGGTGGAGCTGGTGTCGACCGGCGGCGAGGGGTCGCTGCACCCGCCGGGCGCGGCCGTCCGGCTGCCTGCGATCTTCGCCCACCGCGATGTCGGACAGACGCTCTGCCCAGGCCAGCTGGCCTACGACCGGCTCGACGAGATCCGCTCCGCCGCCCTGAACTGA